The genomic segment ACACTAGAGAGTAGAAAGGACCTGATGCAGGTTCAACATAGCAGGGGCAGCCAGAAAGGACCACACACTCTAATTGGCCAGAGGCAGGTGTCAGCCAAGCAAGCTGGAAAGTGGGAAGATGGGGCTTAGAGGAATTTGCCAAAAGGGAAAAAGGGCATTTGAAGGAGAGTCTTGATTTTTAATAGTGCTGAATAGAAAACAAGGCAGGATAGAAAATCCAAGTAGGAATTCTGCAGTTTTAAGTTGGTTCTGAGATGCAGACCCAAGGGCCTATGAGGGGAAAACATCCAAGAATGGAGGCTGTGCCAGTAACTTGGTCACTGGATGTAGTATTCCCCAAGGATGATGCCCTGGGGTTTTCCTGTTGCCCCCACACTGTCAGAGGGTCTTGGCTTCAGCATTTACCTAAGCCCTCTCTCCATCCAAGCTGAGGACTGATGCTACTTCTAACTCCCTTTATGCTTTGAGTGGGCACTGAGTTCTAAACCCATAATGATAGCAGTCTCTGTAGTTATAATTTAAGAATTCCTCACCTTCCACACCAAATACAATATAAATCCTTGCAGGGATAGGCAGCAAAGCTTAACAATGTTCCTGAAGGGAGGAGAGTGAGATGGGAGGAGACACATGAGGGCAACTTTCACTTGGTAGACCTCTGACTGTTTGCATTTTTGCAACAGACATACATTCATGTATCAgaattgtaattaaaaatttaaaaagtacagtaaaaccttggtttgtgagcataattcattccagaaacatgcttgtaatccaaagcacttgtatatcaaaacATATTTCccaataagaaataatggaaactcagatgacttgttccacaacccaaaaatattcatataaaaatgattacaatacagtaatataatacaaaataataaagaaaatacaaaatataaagaaaaataaacaagttaacctgcacttaccttttaaaaccttcatggctggtgtgagggagacaggagagaggagggttattgtgtaggacgactttcactatcactaacggaatcacggCTATGTATTGGCtaaatggaatcttttttttttgtgcaacTTTAACGAGGAACCTATTCAacgacacttgcttttgcctccttttgaggatttcgcggaaatgtgacattgcattgtcgttaaacagattcatcgctcgcCCTGCTACAGCCTTAtctgggtggtgcttttctacaaaattttgcagtttaccacattttacacatctccctaatctcatttgaagtgagggattcttccgcctttttctcctcctcccctgcagatGAAATCTCCTCCAtgacctcttgctgttgctcgcaatgcagatccatcagttcatcggtggtcagctccattggctcagttgtgatcatgtgacgttcTGCAACAGGTACTACTCGTATTGCATGACAttgctcgtttatcaagttaaaatttattagaaatgtttgctcaccTTGCAGAAgactcacagaacaagttactcacaatccaaggttttactgtacttgAAACACTGTGGTTACTACTGTTTATAGTTCTGTACTGCTTGATTTATTTTATACCACGTCTGTATGATTTTCCCAATAAAATCATCTTGACAATTGGAACAGTGTGGTGGTTCCACACAAGCCTGTGAAGCAGAGATTCCTCATCAACCAGATACTCCACCTGTCTCAACTTTAGTCTTCCCACTACTCTCCCTCAATTAGTGATACTAGAACTTGTCTTCCCAGGATCTTGTGAGGTTTCCCTCTCCTTTGTATGGTGTCTGACTTAGTaactatcaaaaaacaaaacaactccccCTGTGTCCCATTTCCTTTGGGTCTCTTGCCTGTTATGTAACAGCACAAATCTGAGAATTCAGTCAGCGTGAACACCCTAGCTGGCTGCTAATAACTTAATTATTGGGCTGATTTGAACTCTAGATTGGAATCTCTTGGTTGGCAGTCTGGCTTCTTCAGTTTATCCTTACAGTATTTACATTTGGCACAAAGCCTGCACTCAACTGACAGTGGCTGTATTTAATGGAATTTAACACAAAAGACTGAGGATTTCCAGCCCCAAAATAGATCTAGCCAggatggacttttttttaaaattctattttttagttgaagtatagttgatttacaatgttgtgccaatctctgctgtacagcaaagtgactcagttatatacatatagacattctttcaGGATGGACTTTTGAGCAGGCAACCATCTTCAAACTCATTAAATTAAACCActtaatggggacttccctggttgctcagtggttaagactctgtgtttccaatgcaagggcctgggttccattcctggtcatggaactatatcccacatgcatgccacgactaacagttcacatgccacaatttAGGAGCCCACGTACTGCATCTAAGACTCAGTAAGACCgaataaatagatattaaaaaaaaacatttaatgataGTTCTCTGCATTGTAggatcactgtggttttaattttcttctttatagttttttgaTCTGATTTTCTATCATATGCATATATTACTTTTGtgggcagaaaaaaataaatgtgagtttaaaaaaacatactaCACATTGTGTTACTGATTCCTGCTTCTCTGAACCTTCTCATATGCTTTTAATCCTTGCCCTGATCCAAGCCATCCAATGAAGTGTTTCCCATGAACCCCCCTCAGAAGTGGTTTTCAAGTGGACATTATGAGGCCATTCAAATCATATGGACCAGCATTTGAATCATAGCTCAGAGCGAATGTGGACAAGCATCTTAATTTTGTGAAACtgtctctttatctgtaaaagaaAGTACAACTTACCTTCTGAATTGTTGTGTAGTTTGGGTCAGCAACTTCACAAACATTAACGTGTATACAAATCACTTGGGATGTGATTCTCCTAGGTGTTGCTGATGTTGTGATGCATGTACCACACCTTGACTAGCGACATAACATTTGAAAGAGCCCAGGCAAAAATGTCCTACCTGTACTTGTTCCTCTCCTTCCAGGGAGCCTGGATTTTCTGGCTTTTTGATGAGCCCACCTCAGAAAAGTGCTGAGATCTACTGAGGTGAAACCCAACTCATTTGAGCTTTAACCTATTCCTATTTTCTTCCCTTCAACAtcgttctttttctttctgtacaaGGACTTCATTCTTCTTTGGCTTAACAAAGGCACAAGTACCTGTATTTttaggtggtttttttgtttgtttgttttttgtttttgtttgttgtttttggtttttttggccataccacgtggcatgtggactttctttgcccagggattgaacccatgccccctgtgttggaagcacggagtcttattaggtaatgtttttaaaaaggagttttattgaggtatgattgacatatgataaattacacttaaagtatataaaatttaataagttCTACCACATGCATATACTTGAGAAACCATCCTCATACTCAAGATAATGAACATGTCCATCACCTCCAAAGTGTCCTTAGGCTCCTGATGCTCCCTCCACCCTCTGGAAACCAAGCATCTGCTTCTGTCACATAGATAAGTCTGCCTTTTCtagagttttaaataaaaagaatcaaagagcATATACTCTTTTTTGTCTcgctttttttcctttagcctAATTATTTCATCCATGTTATTCTGTGTACCAACAGTTCATGCCTTGTTTATTGCtgacagtattccattgtacggataactatcacaatttgtttattcacatACCTGTTAATGGaagtttagattgtttccaatttctGGCTGTTACCAGTAAATCTGCTTTTAACAGTTTTGTACTAGTCCTTGTATAGACAtacactttcattttctcttgggtaaatacctagaaaggAGTGGTTAGGTGATATGGCCAGCGTTATGTTTAACTTTctaaaaaaactgtgaaaatgttttccaaagtagttgtaccattttacattcccaatagGAGTGTATGATGTTCCAGTTCTTccaaattctgaaaaatatttactagTGTGAATAAACATTtagtgtaaaaaaattttttagtaaaGTCTtaaccgcccccacccccccaaaaaaatccatCATTCATCCCACTAATGGGAGATAACACTACTAAAAGACCATGTTTGTAGATTTCCAGAAGTTTGCCCTCCTAGGCAAACAGTGGtctccttttataaaaaaaaaaataactgcaaaaatatacttttctctgttttcactgcttttttaagaaagtgtttttaaaattggttttttAAGTGAACGGATCAGATTCtctcttttaagaattttaggTACTGCAGTATTTGTCAGTGATGTGGTAAACAACGAATACAGAGGTGACCACCAGCCCTGTCTATTCCTATACTCCCAGGGCACTAGAAAACAATTCAACACTAACATTCCGGGCCTTAAAAGCCTTAAATGagtaaacaacaaacaaacaaaagggagGGGCAGCAGTGCCTTTACTCATAAAATTATGCCTAACAATTACTCTTTTATTTCAAGATAGTTATAGATAGAGCTGGTAGAAAAAGTAGGTAAATAGCATCAATAATTGTGGTACCCACCTTAATCATTACCAAATACTCACTATGTGCTCCCTGGGGCTCTCTCTGTGCATTATCTCCTTTCATAGTCTGCGGAGAGTATCCTACTTTTTCTAGTTTAGACACAGCCACCACAGTAGACATCACTGAAAGGTctaaaaacatgtaaaagaaatcCAGGTGACATTTATTGTGCTCTTTGGGGAAGCACCACCCAACTCCCTTCAACTGCAAACCAAGGTGATTTTCCAagatctctgcctctccctctccccatggTTCACTTCCTCTTCTGACTGTTCCACATAGAGAAGATCCTGGCACTCAGCCACCAGGTGATGTCAGCATCTTTTTATGGCATCTCTGGAGTGCAGATTTTCTTAACGAGTCTTTCTAACACGGACACCATCTTAGAGTCAGTAGGCCTAACTTCTTTGGCTGGGCCCACAGCAGATGCAACCCAAATTCTTACTAAAATTGCCCAGTCTTCTATCTTTCAAGTGTCTGCAGCACGAATGAGAATAGAATCAGACCAGTATGAAACCTAGCACTAAGCCTTTGCTTTCCTATCCGTAAAAATATAGCGGGGTAATTCCTATCTCCTAATGTTTACAAATATATTCACTCGCATGTTCGTTCATTCCTTCCTTCGTCggtccatccatccgtccatccatccattcactcagtTTACCAAAAACCTACGACATGTCAAGCACCATCCTAGTGTGGTAAGTTGCAAGGAATGATGCCCCTCGAGGGAGTCTGTAAACTAATGCTTTAAGCAGTTTCTGCTTTTACTTTTCACCATCAGTGGTCATTTCCCCACgaatcaacaaaacaaagaaaattacctaAACTACAGCGGCAAGACACAGGCCAGACTTTCTTGGCACAGGgttttccaaaaagaaacttcTCCCTGAAGGGATTCAGGAAGCAAGAAGGTCCTCCTTCATTCTGGACGGTTCTCTGAGCTGTCCTCATGAGGCCTCGAGGTTCCTTGACTACTTTTCTTGCCCAAAGAATCCAAAGGGCCTGCAGCGAATTTCCGGGCTGTGACTGCGAACCCAGGTTCTGATTCTGCCCGGTACCGTGCCATCTCTCTCCTTACTCTTAACtgttctgggcttcagttttccaGATTGAAAACCAGATTCTAGGCTCCTAACTAGCTGTCCCTTAGCATTTCTGGTGCTGTTCCGAAAAGCGAGGCTTCGCCCACAACGATGTTCTAGGATGAGGGCCCCACGTTTGGGCGCGCGCCCCGGATAAGAGGGCGCGGATGTGCAGACAAGCGAACCCACCCGGGCCAACGCGGCCTCCCTAGGTATCACGGGGCTTAtcagaaaatgaaactgaaagcgggggaagtccctctttccaACCTGCTTGGGCCTCGCTCGCCCGGAGACTGGTGACGGCGCGGCCGGCAGCCTTCTGATTGGCGGCCTGGCCGGGGGCTATAAATGCGGGCGCGGCCCCGGGCGCTCACTCCGCCACCCGCGCTGCTCCTGTAGCGATGGCTCGCTTCGTGGCAGTGGTCCTGCTCGGGCTGCTCTCGCTGTGTGGCCTGGACGCCATCCAGCGTGAGtatcccctcctcccttcccctcttcccccagccGCTCCTGTGCCGCTCGCACCCATTTGGCACTCCCGGCGCTAACTCTGTACACCCCAGTCCCGCTCCCCAAGTTTTGCTTCCTGGCGGGATGGAGTGGCGCCCAGCTTCCTCTGTGGCTGCGGAACTGGTGGGGTGGCTGGGGAACTGGTGGGgtggctggggagtggggagggggtgcgaGCCCAGgacgccggcttctccgggatgcGGGGGGGAGGGAACCGCTGGCACGCGCGTAGCGGGAGGGTCGGGACAGAGTTCGCGGGTGTAGATGAGGTTCAGAGCGACCGCGGTGGGGGAGGGCTTCTCTTCCGCGGGTTCGCCGCGCCTCTGGCGCCCCAGCCCGCTGCGCGCAGCTGGCGCGGGGCGCGCTGGCGGGTCCCAAAGGGCAGGGTTGGGGCTGCGAATGGGCGGAGGCCACGCGCGGGCTCTGGGGGAGCCGCCGCCAGGGTGTGTCGGCCGGCTGGGAGCCTGAGGGCCTCGCACTTCCTCCAGGCGCTCGCGCTTCCTCGCGCTGCCCCTCCGTGCCTTCCCCAGATACGCGACCAAACCAGGATGGTGAACTTGCACGCGACTTTTGTGATTGTCTTGACGTGTTTACAGACCGCTTCATGTCGTTAATTCTCGTGTTGCCGTTACGTGTGGAATTCATCATCACAGAGCTGCCCGTTGACGGCTCACTGTCTGACCTAAGCTCTGTGCTAGATCCCTTCGCTGTGAAATGCGTCTGCGATGTAGGCAGGATGCCTTCTTCTCAGCCTGTCACGGatgaggaaggggaggctggaggagccGAAGGAACTTAATCACACAGGGGATGCACGGCGGACAGTAGCGGCTGGCCAGAGCATCGGGTGGGGTTCTGCGCCCTCAGGCTGTGCGTTCCTCGCAGCGTCTGGGGTGAGACTCTCAGGGgcaagctgggcggccatgggcGCCTGTTGCCTTTCCTCACAGAGGCCTTCCTCCTTTGGCTCCTTGCCTGGTTCTTTCCAGGATGAGCtcagtctctgctttcagttttgAGCAGCGAAGGTTTATCGTCGATAAAGGTTGTAAAACTAGGGATGAGAGTCATCAACGTGCTCACCCAGGTGTCTGTCAGGGCCACCGTGGATATTGAGTACCTCCTAAATAGCCTGCAGTATACTGGACCCTCAGAGGTCTCTCTCTTTCATGAGCAAAagagatttaatttaaaatttattgaccaAAAAAGGCATAATGTCTGTATCGTCACTATTACCGATTTTTGGTGGTGACGATATGGCTTTAGAAAAGTAACAAGCTGACCTTAAAAACTATATTAGTTTGAAAATTTCCAAAGTAATACACGTGTGGAAGGTATAGGAGGGCATTTCTGGAAGACATACAAGAAACACAATTGTGATTCCCTCTGGGGGACTATTTTCTGCTCTTTCCCCTGTGTGGGTTTTATTTCACTCTGGgtgtaaattaatttttcagttaAACTACAGAAACTCAAAGAACTCTCCCCAAGATACAGAGCCAGTAAGTGGCTGAAgccagattcaaacccaggcctgtcTGATGCACCTCCTCCTCTTAGAAGTTACTATTGTGAGATTCTTGcaaaaaacccacacactgccTAGCCCCCTCAAAGAGAGCATTCCAGGTGGGATGAACCGGTGCTCTCACTACTGTATCATTTATCATGGTCTAATTATTAGAAGCTCAAACGCTTAGAggtttctgatttattttcactttgaatTATGAAAAATATCAGGGCTTCATGGTACTTCCAGCTTAGCTCTTGGTGGGCCTACGGGCCTTTTCTTTGGTGATAGGACGTTTCTAGACAGACACATCTGGTCAGAGCGGCCTGGCACTCCTCTCTACCACCTCCTGGACATGGAGGATGAGCGGACCTGTATAATCATGTACCCTGAATGTATTTGTATTTAAGGGGGTTATATACACACATTGCTATCAGTCTGTATATTCAGTGGCAGTAACACTTCACTTTGGAAGAAGAATATAGAAATagagtttataatattttctttccacatcCCCTTGGATGGTCTAGACATGCTTCCCACTTTGGAAACCCCTGTTCTGTAGCATCATGCACTATTCCCAAGTTGGCAGATTATGGCAGTCAATTGAGCATGCTAACTAAAAACACAAATTCCATTCCCATGTGCATGACTCCACTTGGTCCTAATGGAGGGTATGTTCTCTCGCATTTCCCGCAGTCCTCACCCTTCCCTATTGTGCTTACCCAGCCCAACGCATTGAAGGTATCTGCCAGCTCCTGTAGGTGTTTCcgttttgtttctctgtgttctAGCTCGGGAAATCAGAGATGTGTGGTATAAGCTCTGGACATGATTAAGAAGTTGTATTTTGTAGAAATGTGGTTTGCATTGTCTGTCTTAAGAACCTGAGCAAGGAGGTAATAATACTTACACCTGCCACTTACAGAGCAATTGTGTGCACCAGGCAATGTACTAGGCACATACTGAGAAGTCCCATGGGTGTGGATCTAGGCAGGAGGCAAAAAAGAAAGGAGTaaccataaggaaaaaaaattgatgggGCTGAAACAGGGTACAATAAGGTGAACTATTGATGTGGCTACGATGGAGGGCATGTGAAGTGAGAAATGAAGCTTGATAAGTAGATGGGGGCCAACTCATGTAGACTCTTGAGAGATAAGGAATACTGTGGGTGCTGAGGAGCCACGAAAAGTTCTCGGGAGCCTCCACAGAAAGATTCTTAAAGATACAGCACAGTCTCTCCTGACAGCAAAAGATGTTACTAGAAATCTGCTGGGAAAAGCCTGAAAGTCATGTGTAGGGGAATTACGTGGGAAAGATACAAGTCGTGGTTTATCCCACAACATGGAGGCTGCCTCTTGGAAAAATGGAAGCTCACTGGGCACGAGGGGAAATGCAGCTGGGAGCAATGGAGGATCCGATATAAACACTTGGTGCCTGACCCAGCTTTAGACCAAGGTAGCCCCAAGTGAAATACTCTGCCGTTTCATCTGTCTTTCCCTGCTGCTCCTCAGGCCCTCCGAAGGTTCAGGTTTACTCGCGACACCCAGCGGAAAATGGGAAGCCAAATTACCTCAACTGCTATGTGTCTGGGTTCCATCCACCCCAGATTGAGATTGATTTGCTCAAGAATGGGGAGAAGATGAAAGTGGAGCAGTCAGACCTGTCTTTCAGCAAGGACTGGTCCTTCTACCTTCTGGTCCATACTGAGTTCACCCCCAACGGAGTGGATGAATATAGCTGCCGCGTGAAACACGTTACTCTCAGCGAGCCCAAGATAGTCAAGTGGGGTAAGTTTTCAGGTTCCTTCCTCAGCTGCTGACGGTTGTATCTGAGCATAGCCACAGCATAAAGCTGCTTTGATATAAAAGCATCTGCGTACTGGGATTATTGGGGAGTGTTTTTAAAGCTGTGATTAGTGGCACCTTCTAAGAGACCTCTGCATGGCGTGGTCACTGAGACAGTGGTTTCCCCGTAGTGAGAGcagggagcagcagcagcacttgTGCAAATGCACAGGACTCCCAGTGGTTCTTCCCTACTGGCTTCCTTGGCTTTCCTGACAACCTCAGGGATACTCAGCACCAAGGAGAGTCCCAGGAAGGCACAGGCCTTGCCTGTAAGCCCTGCTGTGGTAGCGCCCTCCAGTCCTGGACTCCTCCAGTTCTGTGTCTGGCTTGGGATCTGAGGCTAGTAGGCAAGGGTGGGTCCTACTGGGTTTTTCTTCACAGGGCATTCACAGTCAGGGACAGCGGGCTCTTCTGCCAGTGTTATTTATAACAGTTTTAGACACCTGTTCCTACGTAGtatttcaaaagtaaaacaactgtttttctttttctttctccatcttcttttccGTAGATCGAGACCACTAAGCAGCATCATGGAGGTGGGTTTCTAACCTTAAGAAAACCTTTTTAAATGTCACTATCCTGGGGACCGTCACAGGCAGCTCTAATATGATCACCTTCACTGTCTGGAGGACATTAATCAGGGTAGCAGTTCAGCAGGCAGAGAAGAATCCCTTGGGGTCCACATTCCCTTCTCCTGTGGGTGGCATGAGGAAGGCATGTGGCCCTGGGTGTGGCTCTGCCAGCATCACTGACCCTCTAAAGAGAGCATAGAGGAGCTGCAGGTGCAGTGTGACAGGACCGAGGCAGCGGTTACCCACAGCACCTGCAAGGGTTTGCTCTTTCTTCTGCCCTTTCTACATTGGGCATCTCTGGGCCTGCAAAAGTGAACCATCCCTTCCTTTGCATGGCAGTTGCTTTGCTATTTGGCCAGAAGGGAAGCGTGACATGGTTCTGCAGACACACCATTCCTGAGTGTGTGGGTACTGTGGTTGCCTCTAGAAGCTCCCAGTCCAGTAgaggaaagaaatgggaacagGCTGTTGTAACCCAATGTAAAGATACAATAACAGATATATCTTGCAAGTAGCTCTAGCAGCATGCAACAGGGAGGAATTGGGCTTCTTTGCATCTTCAGTTGGAGGCCGGGAGGCAGATAATCCAGCTTTTCTGGGAAATTTTACTCCACAGGGTATCTTGTGGAAGTAACAGGGCACTGAAAACCTATCCAAATTTCCTGTTACATTGTAGGAGAGGGAAGTTAATTTTTGAGAGCATGAGAGAGTTTGAGTGacctgcccagagtcacacagttgctaagtggtagagccaggatctgaactcTCATACCACCATTCTTTCCTCTAAGGCTGTGGGAGAACCAGTAGAATAAACTAGTAGGATGTGCTCTTTTAGTGCGTCTGGAAAATCACCTGCAGCTACTCCTTTTACCATCAGTGATTTATACAGCACAAGTTAGGTAGGTTTGGTGGTGCTATCTGtaatccaaataaaataaatgtatttgttaataaccctttcttctttttttcaggtTTGGGGATACCTCAGTTTGGACTGGACTAAttccaaattctgttttcttgctttttaatactGATATGCTTTTACGCTTCTTGCACATAAATCAGAAGTTATATGGATGTTACCACAAATATCATCTTCTGTATAATTCTTCTTTGTGCACTACGTTTCCATGTTTGAGCTGTCTTGGCAGGTAGCTGTCATGGGGGCTCTGGCAGTTTAGATTAGGGGAGGAAAGAACTCTCATGTTCAACATTAACATCTTGCGCAAATATAAAGTCTTCAGTGTCTTTTGCACACAGAACTAGGTAGTAAGATAGTTATGCATGTTTATAGTTACCTccaatttgtaatttttcttataatttcataaaagtttttgaaagataattgtCAGGATTATTGGAAATTTGTTATACTGGATGACATTTTAtcatataaaatcatatttactTCTTACATCTGTTAGAATGAGACATGGTTGTGCccgttttctgttttaatttgtttcaccAATTAAAGAACTAGTAAAACTTGATGTGTTCAGTACTTATAGATCACTCCTCTTCTAACCCCTTTGTTCAAACAGGAAAATGGTCTTCAAATATCATTTTGGAGAAGAGTGTAAACTCCTGATGTATAGGGTTTGGCTCACACTGGAAGGGGCATCAGTGatctgcattttacaaatgaggaacagCATCCCcaagaagttaaatgacttagGGTGACACAGCTGTCTGCTGGAAGGCCTGGCTTCTGTCTTTTAAGTATAATTCCATTCCTTGGGCTAAGAAATGAAGAATGTGCAGACTCTTAAGAGGGAGCAAAAGTGTCTGGAGGATTTCATATTTTAGCAAGCAGTAGAACTAAATGAAAAATACTAGACTAAGAAATTTCAAGGCATAATTTTATACTTGATGACCAgctttgtgcattttaaaaaaattagactaTGAATTTGAGTTAGTTAGTGCTAGGTACTGACAAGATGAATAAAACAACACTGCTCTCAAATTGCCTTAGCGGAGGAGTAGACGTGCACTTGAACAATTAAAACATATCCTGACAGAGTATAGCATAGTTATGCCCAAAGAACTAGGTGATCGGAAAATGTGTTCAGGGAATAAAAAACTTTAGGTTCATTGTAcagttctgcttttctttcttaaggaacttccatattgttttccatagtggctgtgccaatctacattctcaccaactgt from the Hippopotamus amphibius kiboko isolate mHipAmp2 chromosome 2, mHipAmp2.hap2, whole genome shotgun sequence genome contains:
- the B2M gene encoding beta-2-microglobulin, producing MARFVAVVLLGLLSLCGLDAIQRPPKVQVYSRHPAENGKPNYLNCYVSGFHPPQIEIDLLKNGEKMKVEQSDLSFSKDWSFYLLVHTEFTPNGVDEYSCRVKHVTLSEPKIVKWDRDH